TACCGGCTCGGCGCCGTCCCCATCGAGGTGGACTCCGGTGTGGCGCGGGTCAGTTCGACGTCGACGATCGCGGGCAGCACCGCCACCATGGATCGGCTCTTTCGCGCAGTGGCCCAGACCGGCCCGGACCCCGACGCCGCGCTGGCCGACGCGGTACGGATGACGTCGGCGACACCGGCGCGGGCGCTCGGCCTCGACCGGGTCGGCGCACTGCGCGACGGCTACGCTGCCGATCTGGTAGTGCTGGACCGCGAGCTGCGGGTCACCGCGGTGATGGTGCGCGGCAACTGGCGTTAACGGAGCCGACGGGTCACCCGGGACAGGGCCAGCGCACCAACGGCTCCCATCGCCATCGCGGTCAGCGTCTGGCGGGTGGTGATTCCCTCGTCCAGCAACACCCGCGGGGCGATGATCGCCGGCTCCGGCGGCGGGGTGTGCGCTCGCCGCGGATCCCCGGACACGGTGGCCGCCCAGGCGGTGGCGAAAAGCACCAGATAGCCGGTGATGTAAGCGAACACCATCAAACCCAGCACCGGGCCAAAGGCAGCTCCCGCCGGACTGCGCAGCACGACACGCAAATAGATCGACCCCACCTGCTTGAACAACTCGAAGCCGATCGCCGCCAGCAAGCCGGCCCGCGCCGCGTCGGCCAGGTTGACCTTGTGCCGCGGTAGCCGGCCGATCAGCCAGGTGAACAACAACCACGACACCAGCAGCGACACGGCTATCGAAACCACCCGAAAGATCTCGCCGAATACCGAGAAAGTGGGTATACCAAGCCATCTCAGCAAAGCACGCATCGGCGCCGCGTGCCCGAGGGCGGTGAGTGCCAGCGTGACGACGATGACCGCGAACGTGCCGACCATCGCGATCAGATCGGAGATCTTGTTGCGCACAAACCCCGCCGAATCGTATTGCTCATCCCACCACATGGTGGTCACGGCGCCGCGCATGTGGGACATCCAGCCCAGACCGGCCCAGGCCGCGGTGATCAGCCCGATGATGCCGACCGATGCGCGCGCCTCGATCGCCGAGTTCATCAGATCCACCAACTGCTGACCCAGCGTGCCGGAGACCGTGCCGCGGATGTGGTTGCTGATCGTGTCGATCAGCGCCGGATCGCGCGACAACACAAAACCGACGAGGGCGAATGTGACCATCAGCAAAGGGAATAGCGCGAAGATCGTGTAGTAGGTGAGACCGGCCGCCAAAAACCCGCCGTTGCGCGCACCGAAATGGGTGTAGGCCCGTATCACGTGGTCGAGCCAGCCGAACCGGGCGCGCAATCGGTCAATGAATCCCGGCTTGGCCGGTTCATTCATGGCGGCGGCTCCCAGGTGAGAAACGGGCCTTACCTCCGTTGCGGCAGAAACCCCAGCCGATGGTAAACCCGCTGGACCGTTTTTCCGGCCACGTCCTCGGCGCGCTCGGCGCCGGCCGCCAGCACTGCCTCCAATTCGGCGATGTCGGCCGTCAATTCGTCGACTCGCGCCTTGATCGGGGCGACGAATTCGACCACCGCCTCGGCGGTGTCCTTCTTCAGGTCACCGTAACCGCGCCCGGCGTAGCCGTCGACGAGCTTGTCGATGTCGATGCCGGTCACCGCCGATTGAATGGTCAGCAGGTTCGACACTCCCGGCTTAGCCTCGGTATCGAAGCGGATTTCCCGCTCGCTGTCGGTCACGGCCGAACGAATCTTCTTGGCGGACTTGGCCGGATCGTCGAGCAGGTTGATCAGTCCGGCATCGGTGGCCGCCGATTTGCTCATCTTGGACCCCGGATCGGCAAGGTCGTAGATTTTGGCGGTGGCCTTGGGGATGAGCATGTCGGGCACGACGAAGGTGTCCGGGAAGCGGGAGTTGAACCGTTCGGCGATGTCGCGGGCCAGCTCGAGGTGCTGGCGCTGATCCTCGCCCACCGGCACCAGATCGGTGTCGTAGGCCAGCACATCGGCGGCCTGCAGCACCGGGTAGGTGAACAGGCCGACCGTGGTCGAGTCGCTGCCCTGGCGCAGCGACTTGTCCTTGAATTGCGTCATCCGCGACGCCTGCCCGAATCCGGTGAAGCAGCCCAGCACCCAGGCCAGCTGGGTGTGGGCCGGGACATGGCTCTGCACGAAGATGGTGCTGCGGGCGGGATCGATGCCCAGCGCCAGATACTGGGCCGCGGTGACCAGCGTGCGGCGGCGCAGCGCCTCGGGGTCTTGCGGGATGGTGATGGCGTGCAGGTCCACCACGCAGAAGAACGCGTCGTAGTCCTCCTGCAGCGCGACCCACTGGGTGATCGCGCCCAGCGCGTTGCCGAGGTGTAGCGAGTCAGAGGTGGGCTGCACGCCGGAGAAAATCCGGCTGGGTCCGGTAGTGGTGCTCATGATGTGTCGATCTTTTCACGCCCGAATTTCCCGGCACGGCCTTGCTTGCGGTACCGGCGGTACCGCATTTAATGTCGCCTACATGAGCACTCGCGCGCCGATCCATCTGGGTTCCGGAGAGCCGGTCTTGCTGCTGCATCCGTTCCTGCTCTCGCAAATTGTCTGGGAAGACGTCGCCCAGCAGCTGGCCGACACCGGACGCTTCGAGGTGTTCGCCCCGACAATGGCGGGTCACAACGGCGGGCCGCCGGCCGGTACCTGGTTTCTGAGCTCCGAGGTGCTGGCCGACCACGTCGAGCGGCAGATGGACGAGCTGGGCTGGGACACCGCCCACATCGTGGGCAACTCGCTGGGGGGCTGGGTCGCGTTCGAACTCGAACGGCGCGGCCGGGCCCGCAGCATCATCGGCATCGCGCCGGCCGGCGGCTGGACCCGCTGGAGCCCGGCAAAATTCGAGGTCATCGGCAAGTTCGTGCTGGCCATCCCGCTGCTGGCGTTCGCTTTTCTGTTGGGCCCGCGGGTGCTGCAGCTACCGTTCAGCCGCCGGTTGGCCACCTACGCGATCAGCGCCACCCCGGACGGCGTCAGCGAGCGCAAACTCGCCGACATCATCGACGACGCGGCCCACTGCCCCGCCTACGTCCAGCTGCTGGTCAAGGCCTTGTTGATGCCCGGCCTGCGCGAGCTCGCGCTCAACGCCGTCCCGGCGCACCTGGTGATTTGCGAAAAAGACCGGGTGATCCCGTCGCCCAGGTTCAGCCGGCATTTCATCCGCCATCTGCCGGAGGGCCATCGGGTCACCGAGCTCGACGGCGTCGGGCACGTGCCGATGTTCGAAGCTGCCGAACGGGTGACGAAAGTCATCGTGGACTTCCTCGACGAGTGCGTCCGCCCGGTCCAGGTCGCCGATCCGCCGGCAACTTAGACTGGCGCGTCAGCCCTTCGCCAGTGCCTCGTTGAGCGTCTTGCTCGGCCGCATCACGGCCGTCGTCTTATCCGGGTCCGGGTAGTAGTAGCCGCCGATGTCGGCCGGCTTGCCTTGCACCGCCGCCAGTTCGGCGACGATGGTGTCCTCGTTCTCGCTCAGCGAGTCGGCCAGCGCGGTGAACCGATCGCGCAACTCCTTGTCCTCGTCCTGGGCGGCGAGTTCCTGGGCCCAATACAGCGCCAGGTAGAACTGGCTGCCACGATTGTCGAGTTCGCCGGTCTTGCGCGACGGACTCTTGTTGTTGTCCAACAGCTTGCCGATCGCCGAGTCCAGGGTCCTGCCGAGCAGCTTCGCGCGGGGGTTGTCGGTCTTGATGCCGATGTCGTCGAAACATGCTCCCAGAGCCAGGAATTCACCCAGGGAATCCCAGCGCAGATGATTTTCCTCGACGAGCTGGTGGACATGCTTGGGGGCCGAGCCGCCCGCACCGGTTTCGTACATCCCGCCGCCGGCCATCAACGGCACGATGGACAGCATCTTGGCGCTGGTGCCCAGCTCGAGGATCGGGAACAGGTCGGTGAGGTAGTCCCGCAGGATGTTTCCGGTCGCGGCAATAGTGTCCTGCCCGCGCACCGCGCGCTCGATCGTGTACCGCATGGCCCACACCTGCGGCATGATCTGGATCTCCAGGCCCTCGGTGTCGTGCTCTTTCAGATAGGCCTTGACCTTCTTGCGCAGCTCGACCTCGTGCGGCCGTTCGGTGTCCAGCCAGAACACCACCGTCATGCCCGAGTTACGGGCCCGGGTCACGGCGAGCTTGACCCAGTCGCGGATGGCTTCGTCCCGCACGATCGGCATGCGCCAGATGTCACCGGTTTCCACGTTCTGGGTGAGCAGGACGTCCCCGGTGTCGAGGTCGATGATGTTGGCGACGCCGTCCTCGGGAATCTCGAATGTCTTGTCGTGCGAGCCGTACTCCTCGGCCTGCTGGGCCATCAGACCGACGTTGGGGACGGTGCCCATTGTGGTCGGGTCGAATTGGCCGTTCGTCTTACAGAAGTTGATGATCTCCTGGTAGATCCGGGAGAAGGTCGACTCGGGGTTGACGGCCTTGGTGTCCTTCTGCCGGCCGTCGGCGCCGTACATCTTGCCGCCGGCGCGGATCATCGCGGGCATCGACGCATCGACGATCACATCGCTGGGCGAGTGAAAGTTGGTGATGCCCTTGGCCGAATCGACCATGGCCAGCTCGGGGCGG
This Mycobacterium simiae DNA region includes the following protein-coding sequences:
- the trpS gene encoding tryptophan--tRNA ligase, coding for MSTTTGPSRIFSGVQPTSDSLHLGNALGAITQWVALQEDYDAFFCVVDLHAITIPQDPEALRRRTLVTAAQYLALGIDPARSTIFVQSHVPAHTQLAWVLGCFTGFGQASRMTQFKDKSLRQGSDSTTVGLFTYPVLQAADVLAYDTDLVPVGEDQRQHLELARDIAERFNSRFPDTFVVPDMLIPKATAKIYDLADPGSKMSKSAATDAGLINLLDDPAKSAKKIRSAVTDSEREIRFDTEAKPGVSNLLTIQSAVTGIDIDKLVDGYAGRGYGDLKKDTAEAVVEFVAPIKARVDELTADIAELEAVLAAGAERAEDVAGKTVQRVYHRLGFLPQRR
- a CDS encoding alpha/beta fold hydrolase: MSTRAPIHLGSGEPVLLLHPFLLSQIVWEDVAQQLADTGRFEVFAPTMAGHNGGPPAGTWFLSSEVLADHVERQMDELGWDTAHIVGNSLGGWVAFELERRGRARSIIGIAPAGGWTRWSPAKFEVIGKFVLAIPLLAFAFLLGPRVLQLPFSRRLATYAISATPDGVSERKLADIIDDAAHCPAYVQLLVKALLMPGLRELALNAVPAHLVICEKDRVIPSPRFSRHFIRHLPEGHRVTELDGVGHVPMFEAAERVTKVIVDFLDECVRPVQVADPPAT
- the yhjD gene encoding inner membrane protein YhjD, coding for MNEPAKPGFIDRLRARFGWLDHVIRAYTHFGARNGGFLAAGLTYYTIFALFPLLMVTFALVGFVLSRDPALIDTISNHIRGTVSGTLGQQLVDLMNSAIEARASVGIIGLITAAWAGLGWMSHMRGAVTTMWWDEQYDSAGFVRNKISDLIAMVGTFAVIVVTLALTALGHAAPMRALLRWLGIPTFSVFGEIFRVVSIAVSLLVSWLLFTWLIGRLPRHKVNLADAARAGLLAAIGFELFKQVGSIYLRVVLRSPAGAAFGPVLGLMVFAYITGYLVLFATAWAATVSGDPRRAHTPPPEPAIIAPRVLLDEGITTRQTLTAMAMGAVGALALSRVTRRLR
- a CDS encoding NADP-dependent isocitrate dehydrogenase; its protein translation is MSADKPTVIYTLTDEAPLLATYAFLPIVRAFAEPAGIEIKTSDISVAARILAEFPEDLTDEQRVPDNLAELGRLTKLADTNIIKLPNISASVPQLVAAIKELQDKGYKLPDFPHSPKTKEEKEIRERYAKCLGSAVNPVLRQGNSDRRAPKAVKEYARKHPHSMAEWSQASRTHVATMKHGDFYHGEKSMTLDRGRNVKMELETKDGKVVTLKPVVSLREGDIIDSMFMSKKALVEFYEEQMQDAYETGVMFSLHVKATMMKVSHPIVFGHAVKVFYKDAFAKHQALFDELGVNVDNGLVDLYAKIESLPASLHDEIIRDLHACHEHRPELAMVDSAKGITNFHSPSDVIVDASMPAMIRAGGKMYGADGRQKDTKAVNPESTFSRIYQEIINFCKTNGQFDPTTMGTVPNVGLMAQQAEEYGSHDKTFEIPEDGVANIIDLDTGDVLLTQNVETGDIWRMPIVRDEAIRDWVKLAVTRARNSGMTVVFWLDTERPHEVELRKKVKAYLKEHDTEGLEIQIMPQVWAMRYTIERAVRGQDTIAATGNILRDYLTDLFPILELGTSAKMLSIVPLMAGGGMYETGAGGSAPKHVHQLVEENHLRWDSLGEFLALGACFDDIGIKTDNPRAKLLGRTLDSAIGKLLDNNKSPSRKTGELDNRGSQFYLALYWAQELAAQDEDKELRDRFTALADSLSENEDTIVAELAAVQGKPADIGGYYYPDPDKTTAVMRPSKTLNEALAKG